The window GAAGCAATTTCATCACCTCTCTTTTCGAGATTAATAAGACGAACACCTTGTGTAGCTCTACCTATAACATTTAAATCAGAAACTTTTATACGAATCGCAATACCCGATTTATTAATAATCATTACATCATTATGCTCAGTTACATTTTTAATACTTACTAAAAAACCGGTTTTTTCAGTAATATTTAAAGTCTTAATTCCCTTCCCTCCACGATTGACAATACGATAATCCCCCACCCTTGAACGTTTTCCATAGCCTTGTTCTGAAACAACTAATACATTCTCTCTCTTTTTATCATTGATAATGATCATACCAATTATCTCATCATCTACAAGGTCAAGAGTCATACTTATTACTCCGGCAGCTAAACGTCCCATACTCCGAACTTTATTTTCATTGAAACGTAATGCTCGTCCTTTTCGGTTAGCAACAATAATTTCGTTATTCCCATTAGTCATTTTTACAGCGATTACCTCATCACCATCATGAACAGTAATTGCTTTTACTCCATTTTGACGAGGTCGAGAATAAGCATTCAAAAGCGTTTTTTTAATAATTCCTCTTTTAGTACAAAAAACCAAATAATGCGATTCTACAAAATCCTTATCACTTAAATATTTCACACGAATAAAAGCACTTACTTTATCATTGGTATCAATATTCAACAAATTTTGAATAGCACGTCCCTTAGATGTTTTTGCACCCGCTGGAATTTGATAAACTTTTAACCAATAACATCTTCCCTTTCGAGTAAAAAACAACATCATAGCATGCATGTTTGCCGCATAAATATACTCAACAAAATCTTTATCACGAATTTCAGAACTCTTCGTTCCTACCCCACCACGGTTTTGAGCCCTAAAATCTACCAAAGGAGTTCGTTTAATATATCCTAGATGAGAAATAGTAATAATCATTTCATCATCAGCATAAAAATCATCAGAATTCGAATCATCTGTAGAATAGACAATATCAGTTTTTCTTACATCTCCAAATCTATCCCTCACTTCTATCAATTCATCTTTGATAATTTTCATTAAAATATTTCTGTTAGAAAGGATTTCTTTCCAACAAAGAATCATTTTTTTAAGTTCACCGAATTCAGTACGAAGCTTATCTTGTTCTAACCCAGTTAATTGCCTTAAACGCATCTCAACGATAGCTCGTGATTGTATTTCTGTTAAATCAAAACGCCCACTTAATCGATCTATTGCTTCATTCGGATTTTGTGAAGAATGAATAATAGCAACAATCTCATCAATATGATTAGAAGCAATTATTAAACCATCCACAATATGCACTCGTCTCTCTACTCTATTTAAATCGTATTGAGTACGACGAACCACCACCTCTACACGATGCTCTACAAAATAACATATTAACTCTTTCAAATTTAAAGTCCTGGGTCTCCCATTTACCAAAGCAATATTATTAACATTGAAAGAAGACTCCAAAGCAGTAAGCTTATACAACTTGTTCAATAGTACTCCTGAATTGAAATCTTTCTTCACATCTACCACAATACGCATACCCTCACGGTCGGATTCATCATTGATATGATGTACTCCTTCTAATTTCTTTTCACTAACCAAGACTGCAATATGCTCTATCAATTCCTTTTTATTCACTAAATAAGGAATTTCCCTAATAACAATTTTTTCTTTATTATTATGGATCTCTATCTCAACTTTACCCCTTAGCAAAATTCGTCCCTTCCCTACTTCGAAAACTTCTCGTATTCCTTGAAATCCATAAATGGTTGCACCTGTCGGAAAGTCAGGGGCCTTGATGTACTGCATTAAACCGTCTATATCAATTTCCCCCTTTGAATCAATATAAGCAATAATTCCATTAATACACTCAGTAAGATTATGAGGAGGCATATTAGTAGCCATGCCAACTGCAATGCCAGAAGATCCATTCATCAACAAAGTAGGAACACGAGTGGGAAGAACAGAAGGCTCTCTCAAGGTATCATCAAAATTAAAATTAAAATCTACTGTATTTTTGTCAATATCTCGCAACATTTCTTCTGCTAAATTCCCTAAACGAGCCTCCGTATAACGCATAGCTGCAGGGGCATCTCCATCTATTGAACCGAAATTTCCCTGCCCATCTACTAAAGGATAACGCAACAACCAATTTTGTGCCATGCGAACTAAAGCAAAATAAACAGAACTATCACCATGTGGATGATACTTCCCTAATACATCACCTACAGTTCTTGCGGATTTTTTATAAGGTTGATCCGAATGATTTCCTAATTCATTCATCCCAAATAATATTCGACGATGGACTGGCTTAAGACCATCTCTTACGTCAGGTAAAGCACGCGAAACTATAACAGACATTGAGTAATCAATATATGCTGTTTTCATCTGCTCTTCTATATCTACCTGTATAATTCTATCCTGGTTATTATCAACCATTTACATATTATTTTGATTCAAAATCCAAAGATTCAAACTACCTAACCCTTGAAAGCTAAATTACTACAAATTTTCCTAATTCAAAAATGTCCAAAAATTGACACGACTCCACGCTTTTAATATTGCACACATTATCACATTACACACTGCAGTTTATGACTATTAAAAAATACAAATAGAGACGATAAGGCATATGTTGTTACAACAAAAAAACGCATGAGCATATATTTATAAATGAATTAATATAAAATACTCAGAAACAATCGATGAAAACAAAACTGCAAAAGATAATTGCGTAGAAACCAGATTTAAACAAAAAAAGCCAACTTCGAACAAAAAGAGAAACTTTCATCGTCACTAAGCTGGATTAACAAGCTTTTTTTCAACAATTTTCAACAAAAATCATTACTCCCTTTCACATATCAAGTAGTACAATCGTCGCAATCGTCCATTTTTTAAATCTTAATCTCTTTAATCACTAATCACTGCAGGAACTTTTATACATCATTGTCAATCCATTAATTCATTGTGCAATTTCACAAATAGCATAGATAGTAAGTTTAACAAAAAGACAAGAACAAAAAATATTGCATATTTTTGTAGTAGTATAAATAGACTATAGTCTAGCTACATTTTAACTTTATATGCAGAAGTTGTCTATACCCAAAGGGACGAGGGACTTTACTCCATGCGAAATGGATAAACGCAATTATATTTTTGATACTATACGAAGCGTTTTTTATTTATATGGATTTAAACAAATTGAAACTCCCGCTTTAGAAAATCTTTCTACTTTATTGGGAAAATATGGTGAAGAAAATGATAAATTGCTTTTTAAAATACTCAATTCAGGTGATTTTATTTCTAAAGTAAATCCTATCGATTGGAATAATCACCAACTTTCCAAACTAACAAAACAAATTTCTAAAAAAGGACTACGATATGATTTAACACTCCCTTTGGCTCGTTTTGTCGTAATGCATCGAAATGAGATTACATTTCCTTTTAAACGATTTCAAATCCAGCCTGTTTGGAGATCAGACCGCCCCCAAAAAGGACGTTATAGAGAATTTGTTCAATGTGATGCAGACATTGTTGGTAGTGATTCTTTGCTAAATGAAGTGGAATTGATCCAAATCATTGATGAAGTTTTTCATAGATTATCTATAAGTATTTCAATTAAAATAAACAACCGCAAAATATTAAATGGAATTGCTGAAATTATTAGCGAAGAAAAAAAAATTACAGATATCACAACTGCAATGGATAAATTGGATAAGGTTGGTTTAACTAAAGTAAACGAAGAATTACTTCAAAAAGGTATCTCTATTCAAGCTATAGACCAACTACAACCATTTTTTTTGCTTAAGGGGTCGAATCAAAACAAGATATCAACCCTAAAAAATATTCTTAGTACATCTCCAATAGGAATAAAAGGATTACAAGAAATTGAAACTATTTTCAATAAACTCAATCTAATTCCCACTCGAAACACGATAAAATTTGACTTAACTCTAGCAAGAGGACTAAACTATTATACAGGGACTATTTTTGAAGTCAAATGCCTAAACGTCCCCATCGGTAGCGTTTTGGGAGGTGGACGATATGACAATTTAACAAATATTTTTGGTCTATCTAATTTATCAGGCGTAGGAATTTCTTTTGGAGCAGACCGAATTTTTGATATTCTGAATCAATTGAATCTCTATCCTAATACTAATGCCTCACATACTCAAATTTTATTCGTCAACCTTGGCGAAAAAGGGGTAGATTTCATACTTCCCGTCCTTTTCTCTCTTAGAAAAGTTGGTATCAACGCTGAATTATATCCACATAATACTAAAATCAAAAAACAATTATCCTATGCTCATAACAACCAGATCCCCTTTGTTGCTATTGTCGGCTCTACTGAAATAGCTGAGAATAAAATAACCATCAAAGATATGCGATCCTGCTCTCAATTCTCAATTGCTCTAGACAAACTTATTAATTTTTTTCAATATGAACGACAATCAGTATAGCTATCTTGTGAAGATAGAGACAAAAAAGTACCTGTCACATTTTGTGATATTACAAGTTTCTCATCCTTAATAATCACTACCAGTTCGACAAATAAAAACTCAAGCACACTGTTTTCTTAATTTTTTACTCAATTTGCCAAAAACAACCATACCATAATTATTGCCTATCTCTACTTCCGCCTATCTCTACTTCCATAGATCTCAATCATCAATCTTAACAAAGATTCTAAGCTATTAATTCCAAAGATATATATATCTTCGTAACAATGCTTTCTTTGTTCATAACATGAAACATATCAGGAATTTCTGTATCATCGCACATATTGATCATGGCAAAAGTACTCTTGCTGATCGCCTACTAGAATATACTCAAACTATAGAGAAAAAAGCTATGCAATCACAAGTTTTAGATGATATGGATTTAGAACGCGAACGAGGTATTACTATCAAAAGTCATGCCATTCAAATGAAATACAACTATCGAGGAAGTGAATATATACTTAACCTGATTGATACTCCAGGACATGTGGATTTTTCCTACGAAGTATCACGTTCCATTGCGGCTTGCGAAGGTGCATTATTAATCGTGGATGCTACGCAAGGCATTCAAGCACAAACTATATCTAATCTATATATGGCATTGGAAAATAATTTGGAAATTATTCCTGTTTTAAACAAAATTGACTTAACAAATGCTATGATAGAAGAAACCGAAGACCAAATTATAGATTTATTGAGTTGTAAAAAAACAGATATTCTACGTACTAGTGGTAAAACGGGTGAAGGTATTATTTCTCTATTAGATACTATTGTAGAAAAAATTCCAGCTCCTGAGGGCGATGCAAAAGCTCCATTACAAGCACTAATTTTTGACTCTGTATTTAATGCTTTTAGAGGAATCGTTGCTTATTTCAAGATTATCAACGGATCTATCAAAAAAGGCGATCAAGTAAAATTCGTGGCTACTGGTAAAGAATATGAGGCAAATGAAGTCGGTATTTTAAAATTAAGCATGATCCCTAAAAAAGAAATAACCTGCGGAGAGGTTGGATATATTATTTCTGGTATTAAAACTTCAAAAGAGGTAAAAGTAGGAGATACAATTACTCATGTAAAACGTCCTTGCAACTTGGCCATTGATGGATTCAAAGAAATCAAACCAATGGTTTTTGCTGGTGTTTATCCGATAAAAAGTGAAAATTTTGAAAATCTTCGTTCATCTCTTGAAAAACTCCAATTAAACGATGCTTCATTAACTTTCCAAGCCGAGTCCTCTATTGCTTTAGGATTTGGGTTTCGTTGCGGATTTCTTGGATTGCTTCATATGGAAATTATTCAAGAACGACTATATAGAGAGTTTAATATGGACGTAATTACAACTATTCCTAATGTATCCTACAAAGTGTATGATAAGCAAGGGCATTATAAGGAGGTTCATAATCCTGCTGGATTACCAGACCCAATATTAATAGACTATATAGAAGAACCTTTCATTCGTGCTTCTATCATAACGAATATCAAGTATATCGGTTCAATTATGACACTTTGTTTAAGTAAACGTGGGATCTTAATTAAACAAAATTATATTTCTGGAGACCGTATAGAAATTATCTACGACCTTCCATTAAGCGAAATAGTTATTGATTTTTATGATAAATTAAAAAGCATTTCTAAAGGATATGCTTCTTTTGATTATCATATGCAAGACTATCATCCTTCCAAACTTGTTAAGTTAGATATTCTTCTTAATGGAGAGCCAATAGATGCTTTATCTACACTCACTTACATTGACAATGCAGTTAATTTTGGACGTCGGATGTGTGAAAAATTGAAGGAATTAATTCCTCGCCAACAATTTGATATTGCTATCCAAGCATCTATCGGAACAAAAATTATTGCACGCGAAACTATCAAAGCTGTCCGTAAAGATGTGACTGCCAAGTGTTATGGAGGTGACATTACCCGCAAGCGCAAACTTCTCGAAAAACAAAAAGAAGGAAAAAAACGAATGAAACAAGTTGGTAATGTAGAAGTTCCGCAAAAAGCATTTTTTGCTGTTTTAAAGCTGAATTAACTATGAAAACGGACACAATTCTATTAGGTATAGAGTCGTCTTGTGACGACACTGCTGCATCAATTGTCAAGAATGGCGTAGTTCTATCCAATATTATAGCCAACCAAAAAGTTCATAAATTTTTTGGTGGTGTAGTACCAGAATTGGCCGCACGAGCGCATCAACAAAATATTATTCCTGTCGTAGATACAGCAATTAAAAAAGCAGGAATACAGAAAGAAGATTTATCCGCAATAGCCTTTACATGCGGTCCAGGTCTATTAGGTTCACTTTTAGTGGGAACTTCTTTCGCTAAAGGATTGTCTATAGCTTTAAATATTCCAATAATTGAAGTAAATCATTTGCAAGCACATGTTTTAGTTCATTTTATCAAACAAAATGAAATCGATAATCATAAACCACCTCAATTCCCTTTTTTATGTCTACTAGTTTCTGGAGGTAATTCTCAAATTATTCTAGTAAAATCCATAAACGAAATGAGAGTAATTGGGCAAACCATTGACGATGCAGCAGGAGAAGCATTTGACAAATGTGCCAAGTTAATGGGTTTTTCTTACCCAGGTGGTCCGATAATCGATTCTTTAGCTAAAGAAGGGAATCCTGATACTTTCCAGTTGAGCAAACCATCACTACCAGGATATAATTACAGTTTTAGTGGATTAAAAACTTCATTTCTTTATTTATTACGAAATCAATTGAAAAAAAACCCTTTCTTTGTGGAAGAAAATAAAGCAGATCTAAGTGCTTCCTTGCAGACAACTATCATTGACATTTTAATGAACAAATTGTACAAAGCATCTATAGATTTGGATATTAAAGAAGTAGCTCTTGCCGGGGGTGTATCTGCTAATTCTGGCTTACGGAAGGCATTTGAAGAATTTGCAAAAAAACATAATTGGAAAATCCATATTCCATCCATTGCATTCACTACTGACAATGCTGCTATGGTAGCAATAAGCGGTTATTTTAAATATCTAGACAAAGCATTTTGCCAAATAGAAATTGTCCCTTTTGCAAAAAAAACTATTTAACATGTACAACATTTATTTCTGTATAATTATCTCAGTCGTTGTTCTTAACTTTGTTTGGGAACAAATTTTGAGCTATTTAAATCGAAAACAGATGAGTATTGAAGTCCCTGAACAACTAAAAGGTATTTATAATAAGCCAGAAGTATATACAAAACAACAACTATATCAAAAAGAAAATAGTCATTTTGGATTAGTATCTGAAAGTTTTTTGTTCATAATTATTTCAGTAGTTCTATCCAGAGGAACTTTTGGTTGGTTAGATACCATGTTGAGGAAACATATATCCAATACAGTTCTATTACCTCTGATATTTTTTGGTATAGTTATGTTAACTAACATGATTATAAATTTTCCGTTTAGTTGGTATGCAACTTTTATAATTGAAAAAAAATTTGGCTTTAATAGGACTACTCCCAAGCTTTTCATCTTAGATTGGCTCAAAAGCATTCTATTGAATGTCCTGATAGGAGGATTGATTCTAAGTATCACTATTTGTATTTATCAATATACCAATAAGTATTTTTGGTTATTAGCATGGGGTGTAGTTTCTATTTTTGTCTTATTGATGAACTTATTTTATTCAGAGTTGATTGTTCCTTTATTTAATAAACAAACTCCTTTAGAAACAAGTGATTTACGTAATGCTATTGAAATATTTACTAAAAAAGTCGGATTTGAAATAAGCAATATCTATGTAATAGATGGCTCCAAAAGAAGCAGTAAAGGTAATGCTTACTTTACTGGAATGGGGAAAAAAAAACGAATTGTTCTTTTTGATACTTTAATCAACGAATTAAACAAAGAAGAAATTTTATCAGTACTAGCTCATGAAATTGGCCATTATAAAAAAAAGCACATTGCGTATTCCATAATTGGTTCCATTATATCTACAGGAATAACATTTTATATACTTTCTCTATTTTTAGATAACTTGCTGTTGGCAAAAGCCTTAGGAGGAAATACCCATTCTTTCCATTTAGGATTAATTGGTTTCTCTTTTCTATTTACCCCTATTTCAGAACTCACTAACCTGATTTTTTTATCTTTATCACGCAAAAACGAATACGAGGCAGACGCATATGCTGCTAACTTCGGATTAGGAGAAACATTAATAAGTGGACTGAAAAAATTATCCGTCCACTCTTTAAGCAATCTTAATCCACATAGCTGGGTAGTATTTTGGCATTATTCGCACCCAACATTATTGCAAAGAATTAAAAATCTCACGAGAAGCAGAAATTAATGATGGAACTTTGCTCTTTCCCTGTCACACTAATAATGCTACTGATTTAATATTTGGTCGTAAAAATCATTATATGTGTCTATACGCATGTCCTCCGACTGATACTCCAGAAAAGGTAACCCCTCTTTTTGTTGTATGTAGTATTTTATTTTCGGATGAATTTCAATACTTGCTTGAACAAGCCCATCTGAGAAATCAATAGCTAACCTAGTTAAGGATTCAAAGTTCACCTTATCCTTGATATGCTTTATATCATTTATAGTAATCCCTTCTATCATTATTTTCTCCAAAAATTGTTTCTCAAATGGTTGATAAAATATATCATTATATACAGAATATATTACCTTGGTATTCGCAAAACAAGAATCTATGTTATAATGTCTTTTCACATAGAGAGGAACTAACGCTGTCATCCAACCATGACAATGAATTAAATCAGGAGACCATCCTAATCTTTTTACGGTTTCTATCACGCCACGAGCAAAAAAGACACTTTTTTCGTCATTATCAGGTAATTCGTTTCCCATATCATCATGCAAAATATTTTTTTCTTGAAATAACTCTTTACTATACACAAAATAAACCTGTATACGAGACAACGGAATTGTAGCTACTTTCACAAACAAAGAATAATCTAAATCTCCAATAACAAGATTTGCTCCTGAAAAGCGAATTACTTCATGTAATTGATATTTTCTCTCATTAATAACGCCAAATTTTGGCATAAAATTTCTGACTTCTTTCCCTCGCTCACAAATACCTCGAGAAAGTTTTTGCACCAAAAAAGATATTTCCGTTTTTGGAAGAAAAGGAAACATCTCCGCTGTAATAAATAAAACTTTTTGTTTCATCATACCTCCTCTTGTCACCAAGACTACAAAGATAAAAAAAAGCACCATAATATAGTATCCTGTATAAGTTTCAAAATAGAACCATTATGGAAAATGTTTATTTATTAGATTTGTAAGATCTTTAACATTATTTTTATTGTCTATGGAAATAATTAAAACAGTCGTAGAATTACAAACAGCACTATTAAAAATAAGAGAACAAAATAAATCTATTGGATTTGTTCCAACTATGGGTGCATTGCATCGGGGACATATAGAATTAGTTAAACAATCAGTAGTAGAAAATACTATTTCCATAGTTAGTATTTTCGTTAACCCTACTCAATTTAATGATAAAAACGACTTATTAAAGTACCCAAGAACATTGAATGCCGACTGCAAACTTCTTTTGCAAGAAACTAATAATCATTTTGTTTTTGCACCATCAGTAGAAGAAATTTATTCGGAAACAAACATTCAACAATTCAAATTTGGTCACTTGGAAACAGTTATGGAAGGGAAATTACGGCCAGGACACTTTAATGGAGTAGCACAAGTAGTAAGTCGTCTTTTTAAAATTGTAAAACCAAATTGTGCCTATTTTGGAGAAAAAGATTTTCAACAACTTACAATTATTCGTACATTGGTTCGACTGTTAAATCTGAATGTTAAAATCATTCCCCATCCTACTGTCCGCGAACCAAATGGTTTAGCTTTGAGCAGCAGAAATATTCATTTAACTCCAAAGCAAAAAAAAAATGCAGGAATGATTTTCAAAACTTTATCCAAAAGTCGAAAAGAAAAAAACATTCTTTCTATCCAAGAGTTAAAACAAAAAACAATAAACAAAATCAATTGCATCCCCGATTTTCGAGTAGAGTACTTTGACTTGGTGGATGGAAATACATTACAATCTATAACCGACTGGAAAGATACAAAATACATTGTAGGATGTATCGCTGTCTATATTGGAGAAGTTAGATTGATAGACAATATCACCTACTAATTTTAGGAACTCAGGGGCCTGTTAAAGCAGTGCATTTTAATGAATTAGAAAAAGATATACTCATACAAAGATTATTTTATGCAACACTTATCACCTTTATTTACGGCAAGGTAAAAAGTATTGAAATATTGGAAAAGGCAGGAGGATCACATAAATCTAATAGATGGAAACATCCGATATTAACAGACATCGGATGATTTCAAATCTTTTCTCTATCTAAAAATTGCAAATTAAAACAAGAAGGAGTAGATTTTCGCTCTCATATCCTTTTGACTGTTCAAAACATTTTTTAGTCCTGAAAAAGTAATATATATTCAATGAAGTATTGGAGCAGTCATCATTATGACACTTGATAAATGCATCCCGAGTAAAATTCCGATTACAAATATGCAAAAAAATCATTAGCACTGATCGAAAATTGGTTAAACCGCTATTTAAATAGATTTAATGCAACAAAAAGTAAATATGGATATTCACAATCTTTATTTCCTATTGTTCAGGGATGTATATATGAAGATTTAAGGGGATAAGCAGCAGAAAATATTGCTCTAAAATGCTGAAAGGAATGCAATTGGAGGACTAGTAGTAGTCGAACCAATAGAAAAAATGTATGAAATAATAATTGAAATAGTCAATACTATTCTCTCTAAAGAGAAACCTGGTTATCTTGTACTCCGGCCAACTTCCAGAAGAAATTGAACGAAAGAATAGATATGTTTGAATTGTATTATGTGAATTGTATTATGCCTACACGCAATGACCGTAATGGTCAATTTTTTACGAAAAAGGGATTATAAATTACGAAATAGAAAATGGGCAGCCCCCGATTTTTCCCTTATAGAATTAGAGGGTATATCATTTATTGGTAAAACTCATACAAAAGCTTATTTACATCATCTTTTTTCAGTAAACGAAATATTGGCTTTACAAATTGCTTCTATTCACAACTCAGCTTTTTATTTTTAATTAGTAAAAGAGTTACGTAAACATATCTTCACTGATAATGTTTACAACATGGAAACAAAGATTGTCCCGTAATATTCAAAACAAATTATAAACCCTTGACATGGCTCCATTCCCTTTTTATCCGAATTACGATATCCTATATCCCCGAATACGATGTACTTAATACATCTTTTGCATTTTTTGACAATTTTTAACAATAAAAATTCACCTCTATCTGGCTAAGTATCACTTTGTAACATCTACGCTTGTTTAAGTTGACAAATGCGCATCTCTTTTTATAAAGACGTATTAAATGTCTACACAAATACGGATTCATGATATAACTAGCATAAATTCTACAGAAATATTCCATTTTAAAATTTAGATCTTGAAATTATTGTTATTCGATCTTCTATAGGTTGTCAAACCTACTTCCAATACATCTTTGTCAAATTCAACTATTTCGTCTAGAAACAAAATATCATATTGTGAACCAAACTAACTTTCCCGATTAAAAGAAAAAATATTCCTACCATTTCCACACTCGAAACTGTATGATGGGGGATCTAAAAGGACAAATAGCAATCAACAAATCATTCCACCACTGAATAGATTTTAGTCGCTTCAAGACTTTCCATAAGAGTTAAAACGGGGGAACAGAAAATATTCGTTTAGCTAACGAACTTTCACGACTCCAAGATGCACCAACAAAAAATAAATATTTATCCTTCACGTCACATATCACCTCCGATGCTCCTTTTTCATTTTTTTGTCTTTCTACCCATGAAAAATTCCATTCTACAATTTCCTGATTAAGATAAATCCCTTCAAATTTCTCTTCTCTAGCCCTAACAGCAATTGGTAAGACTTCTATTACAAGTTTGAGTGTCCATCCAAGACAATTCTCCAATCATAAAATAATTATCAGCCTTTACATTATTCAGATCCAATAAGAATAATCATCAATAGCCAAAGACAAAATCATAAGCTATCCATTCTTTGCAAATATCAACAGGAAATCCATATTTATAACTATCTGATTACATGGGCGGATAATTTTTGAGACAAAAATTATCCGCCCATGTAATTCTTGAACACCAACATCTGGAAAACTGTCAAATAAAATTAATTCCCCTGCTGTAAATAATCTATACTGTAATTACTATAGCATTTACTCAACGAATAGCTACCGAATATAGCTTTACCAATATGATTTTGCCATATTTTTATAATTTACATTTATAAAAAATTGAAATTATCACTTGTTTGCAGAATTATCTGATCTTTAACGTAACAACAGTTAAAGCAGCTAACAAAATGCCTATCAACCAAAAACGAACTACAATCTTAGATTCTGGAATAGCATTCAGTGGCTTTTGAATAATGACATTTACTTCCTCACTCCCTCCTTTCTGAAAATGATGGTGAATAGGTGTCATTTTGAATATTCTTTTACCCATTCCAGTTTTCCTTTTTGAATATTTAAAATAAGCTACTTGAATCATTACTGAAAGACTTTCTGTAAAAAAAATTCCACAAAGCATAGGCAACAATAATTCTTTATGAATGATAATGGCAAACACTGCAATAATTCCCCCCAATGTAAGCGACCCTATATCTCCCATAAAAACCTGGGCAGGAAAAGCATTATGCCACAAAAACCCCATACATGCACCTACAAAAGCACTCGCAAAAACTGTTAATTCTCCACAACCCGGTATATACATAATATTTAAGTAAGCGGCAAACCCCAAATTAGCAGACACATAAGCTAAAATACCTAATACAACACCGATAATAGCCGAACTTCCCGCAGTTAGCCCATCTAAACCGTCAGTCAGATTTGCACCATTAGATACGGCAGTTACAATAAAAACGGTGATTAAAACAAAAAGTATCCAAGTAGCAGCTGTACGATGATTAGTCATAAATGCAGTCAAATCTCGATAATCGAGATTATTATTTTTAAAAAACGGGACAGTAGTTTGCGTAGATTTTAAAGGAGGAGTATAAGAAACTGTTTTTCTCCCTCCTTGCTGACGAATTTCCACATTTTCATACATCACAATATTGGGAGATAAATAAACAATTAAACCAACTATTAATCCTAACCCCACCTGTGCTATTATTTTTATTTTCCCTGATAATCCTTCTTTATGTTTCCAAATTACTTTAATACAATCATCTATCAATCCAAGAATTCCTAGCCAA of the Candidatus Azobacteroides pseudotrichonymphae genomovar. CFP2 genome contains:
- a CDS encoding M48 family metallopeptidase; the encoded protein is MSIEVPEQLKGIYNKPEVYTKQQLYQKENSHFGLVSESFLFIIISVVLSRGTFGWLDTMLRKHISNTVLLPLIFFGIVMLTNMIINFPFSWYATFIIEKKFGFNRTTPKLFILDWLKSILLNVLIGGLILSITICIYQYTNKYFWLLAWGVVSIFVLLMNLFYSELIVPLFNKQTPLETSDLRNAIEIFTKKVGFEISNIYVIDGSKRSSKGNAYFTGMGKKKRIVLFDTLINELNKEEILSVLAHEIGHYKKKHIAYSIIGSIISTGITFYILSLFLDNLLLAKALGGNTHSFHLGLIGFSFLFTPISELTNLIFLSLSRKNEYEADAYAANFGLGETLISGLKKLSVHSLSNLNPHSWVVFWHYSHPTLLQRIKNLTRSRN
- the panC gene encoding pantoate--beta-alanine ligase, whose amino-acid sequence is MEIIKTVVELQTALLKIREQNKSIGFVPTMGALHRGHIELVKQSVVENTISIVSIFVNPTQFNDKNDLLKYPRTLNADCKLLLQETNNHFVFAPSVEEIYSETNIQQFKFGHLETVMEGKLRPGHFNGVAQVVSRLFKIVKPNCAYFGEKDFQQLTIIRTLVRLLNLNVKIIPHPTVREPNGLALSSRNIHLTPKQKKNAGMIFKTLSKSRKEKNILSIQELKQKTINKINCIPDFRVEYFDLVDGNTLQSITDWKDTKYIVGCIAVYIGEVRLIDNITY
- the tsaD gene encoding tRNA (adenosine(37)-N6)-threonylcarbamoyltransferase complex transferase subunit TsaD, whose translation is MKTDTILLGIESSCDDTAASIVKNGVVLSNIIANQKVHKFFGGVVPELAARAHQQNIIPVVDTAIKKAGIQKEDLSAIAFTCGPGLLGSLLVGTSFAKGLSIALNIPIIEVNHLQAHVLVHFIKQNEIDNHKPPQFPFLCLLVSGGNSQIILVKSINEMRVIGQTIDDAAGEAFDKCAKLMGFSYPGGPIIDSLAKEGNPDTFQLSKPSLPGYNYSFSGLKTSFLYLLRNQLKKNPFFVEENKADLSASLQTTIIDILMNKLYKASIDLDIKEVALAGGVSANSGLRKAFEEFAKKHNWKIHIPSIAFTTDNAAMVAISGYFKYLDKAFCQIEIVPFAKKTI
- a CDS encoding glycogen/starch synthase, giving the protein MMKQKVLFITAEMFPFLPKTEISFLVQKLSRGICERGKEVRNFMPKFGVINERKYQLHEVIRFSGANLVIGDLDYSLFVKVATIPLSRIQVYFVYSKELFQEKNILHDDMGNELPDNDEKSVFFARGVIETVKRLGWSPDLIHCHGWMTALVPLYVKRHYNIDSCFANTKVIYSVYNDIFYQPFEKQFLEKIMIEGITINDIKHIKDKVNFESLTRLAIDFSDGLVQASIEIHPKIKYYIQQKEGLPFLEYQSEDMRIDTYNDFYDQILNQ
- the mraY gene encoding phospho-N-acetylmuramoyl-pentapeptide-transferase, which gives rise to MLYSLFYFLSSLNVPGARLFRYISFRSVLSFSLSLIISVLIGERIIRFLQRHQAGETIRNLGLEGQIQKKGTPTMGGIIIIIAILIPVLLLARLSNIYVLLMLITTIWLGILGLIDDCIKVIWKHKEGLSGKIKIIAQVGLGLIVGLIVYLSPNIVMYENVEIRQQGGRKTVSYTPPLKSTQTTVPFFKNNNLDYRDLTAFMTNHRTAATWILFVLITVFIVTAVSNGANLTDGLDGLTAGSSAIIGVVLGILAYVSANLGFAAYLNIMYIPGCGELTVFASAFVGACMGFLWHNAFPAQVFMGDIGSLTLGGIIAVFAIIIHKELLLPMLCGIFFTESLSVMIQVAYFKYSKRKTGMGKRIFKMTPIHHHFQKGGSEEVNVIIQKPLNAIPESKIVVRFWLIGILLAALTVVTLKIR